Proteins from a single region of Chryseobacterium sp. T16E-39:
- a CDS encoding DUF2059 domain-containing protein, whose amino-acid sequence MKKAVIVCALFLGISTFSQVKESKIKELIILTEVDKLASQEVKQNIGKYQKAYPGASNKFWEEFLKEMSPEKFADLYAPIYSEYYTESEIDDLIKFYNTSAGKKMMEVTPLILKEGMKAGEKMGKETVSKLMKKID is encoded by the coding sequence ATGAAGAAGGCGGTTATTGTATGTGCTTTATTTCTTGGAATAAGCACTTTTTCTCAGGTAAAAGAGTCAAAAATCAAAGAACTTATTATTCTTACAGAAGTTGATAAACTCGCTTCTCAAGAAGTGAAACAAAATATCGGAAAATATCAAAAGGCATATCCAGGAGCATCAAATAAATTTTGGGAAGAATTTTTAAAAGAAATGAGTCCTGAAAAGTTTGCAGATCTTTATGCACCGATTTATAGTGAATATTACACTGAATCTGAAATAGATGATTTGATAAAGTTCTATAATACCTCTGCCGGTAAAAAAATGATGGAGGTTACGCCATTAATTTTAAAAGAGGGTATGAAGGCCGGAGAGAAAATGGGAAAAGAAACAGTTTCGAAATTAATGAAGAAAATTGATTAG
- a CDS encoding GNAT family N-acetyltransferase yields the protein METKRVDSSNIDFQNLVQFLDADLAIRDGDDHAFYHQFNGIDMLKSCVVAYIDNRAVACGAIKPFSGDTVEIKRMYTNPEYRGQGLASKTLDELEAWAKESGYKKCILETGIMQPEAIALYEKKGYRKISNYGQYIGVENSVCFEKLI from the coding sequence ATGGAAACAAAAAGAGTTGACTCTTCAAACATCGACTTTCAAAACCTTGTACAATTCCTTGATGCAGATCTGGCTATTCGTGATGGTGATGATCATGCGTTCTATCATCAGTTCAACGGAATTGATATGCTTAAAAGTTGTGTAGTAGCATATATTGATAACAGAGCTGTTGCCTGTGGAGCAATCAAACCTTTCTCCGGGGATACGGTTGAAATCAAAAGAATGTATACAAACCCTGAATACAGAGGACAGGGACTAGCATCAAAAACACTGGATGAACTTGAAGCGTGGGCAAAAGAATCCGGTTATAAGAAATGCATTTTAGAAACCGGGATCATGCAACCGGAAGCGATTGCTTTATATGAAAAGAAAGGATACAGAAAAATTTCTAATTATGGACAATATATTGGAGTTGAAAACAGTGTTTGTTTTGAGAAATTGATATAA
- a CDS encoding S8 family peptidase, producing MKKNVFYLLVLLFFVVSCNREGIQNETAGTEAFQKDPLTGKQINAEINQSIKNKGSFNWSQSSNHVLWSAVFRGNRMVSIGFGSSKDDFDRSKSPNHSDMEREVLSVIKKYEGKDERGFLLLSDEYLNQMDVIIEKEETIAALRQMKIIRYVEPGDYHYFEFESANNTTAKSSGSGSSGCGFSSSTLTAADYTSTTPSARVPWAFTKHNIPNAWNYSTGAGITIGLIDTGVSPEQTLLGSSFNNGASSGRTISKFGVYNSDGSADQCGHGTKMASVMTAPRNNAGLPVGVAYNANLIAYRAAENVVLETSSEQTGVKTAFTELANNTNVKIISMSMGHIFSVGKIEDGVKYAYSKGKLIFCAGGTSTSFTNFVGVIFPASMSETQAITGVKENTSNQKCDVCHSGSQIDFTFQMERASGNTVPVLSYYNGQADYVGGSSVATAATAGIAALVWSKNPSWTREQVLNKMRQSATYYPNPNSSYGYGNINVLNAVQ from the coding sequence ATGAAAAAAAATGTATTTTACCTTTTAGTCTTGTTGTTCTTTGTTGTTTCGTGTAACAGGGAAGGTATCCAAAATGAGACGGCTGGTACAGAGGCTTTTCAAAAAGATCCTTTAACAGGGAAACAGATCAACGCTGAGATCAATCAATCCATCAAAAACAAAGGTTCTTTTAATTGGAGCCAGTCTTCCAATCATGTTCTTTGGAGTGCTGTTTTCCGGGGAAACAGAATGGTATCTATCGGCTTTGGTTCTTCCAAGGATGATTTCGACAGAAGTAAATCCCCGAACCACAGCGATATGGAACGAGAAGTTCTCTCGGTGATCAAAAAATATGAAGGAAAAGATGAAAGAGGATTTCTTCTGCTTTCTGATGAGTACCTCAACCAGATGGATGTTATCATTGAAAAAGAAGAAACAATTGCTGCTCTCCGACAAATGAAAATAATTCGCTATGTGGAACCTGGAGATTACCATTATTTTGAGTTTGAATCTGCAAATAATACAACAGCGAAATCTTCAGGAAGTGGTTCTTCGGGATGTGGTTTTTCATCATCCACTTTAACCGCAGCAGACTATACGTCTACAACACCAAGCGCAAGAGTTCCTTGGGCTTTCACAAAACATAATATTCCTAATGCCTGGAACTACAGTACAGGAGCCGGAATTACTATCGGTCTGATTGACACAGGGGTTTCTCCCGAGCAGACTTTGTTGGGAAGCAGCTTTAATAATGGAGCTTCTTCCGGAAGAACAATCAGTAAATTTGGGGTGTATAATTCTGACGGATCAGCAGATCAGTGTGGGCATGGAACAAAAATGGCTTCTGTAATGACTGCTCCACGAAATAATGCAGGATTGCCTGTGGGAGTTGCCTATAATGCCAATTTAATTGCATACCGGGCTGCTGAAAACGTTGTATTGGAAACTTCCAGTGAGCAGACTGGTGTTAAGACAGCTTTTACGGAACTGGCTAATAATACCAATGTAAAAATTATTTCAATGTCGATGGGGCATATATTTTCGGTGGGCAAAATTGAGGATGGTGTAAAGTATGCCTATTCTAAAGGGAAGTTGATTTTTTGTGCAGGTGGGACATCTACCAGCTTTACCAATTTTGTGGGGGTAATATTCCCGGCATCCATGTCAGAAACTCAGGCGATCACAGGAGTAAAAGAAAATACTTCCAATCAGAAATGTGATGTTTGCCACTCCGGAAGTCAGATAGACTTTACTTTTCAGATGGAAAGGGCTTCAGGAAATACCGTTCCTGTTCTAAGTTATTATAACGGACAGGCCGATTATGTAGGCGGTTCTTCTGTTGCTACAGCAGCAACGGCAGGAATTGCGGCTTTGGTTTGGTCTAAAAATCCTTCATGGACAAGAGAGCAGGTGCTTAACAAAATGAGACAGTCGGCAACTTATTATCCTAATCCGAATTCAAGTTATGGATATGGAAATATTAATGTTTTAAATGCTGTTCAATAA
- a CDS encoding carboxypeptidase-like regulatory domain-containing protein gives MKKTLVLLLFILPFYIFTGQVIKGKIVNEIEQPIPNTSIYLDGTTIGTTSKEDGSFTLDISSKKNANLVFQKENYETSTAPIESLINKMVKVVLMKAQTIEEVQIIPYTEESYKNFINYFLSSFIGSDRENVRIKNQRTLKFSYDKKNKILNVKAPATLIIENKNLGYEIEYNLMSFSADFNANMFNYTGTSFFKKTKNTDRIKLNRMNAYEGSLLHFFRSVFNNTVYEEGFITNKVIQVPNPKYPTEEELTKLNDFREIMKNSRDLKIPEDIGNIMRRKNTEKQYALAITQLKIPTSNYTTRNENNVVFSFADILQVNYVKHFYELKGGQFVKSTIPVVLSSYLHPEGETFEVSKEGNITTPDLLINEGDFSKNKIENLLPLDYQLKD, from the coding sequence ATGAAAAAAACACTAGTACTACTTTTATTTATTCTGCCTTTTTACATTTTTACTGGTCAGGTGATCAAAGGTAAAATCGTTAACGAAATAGAACAGCCTATTCCCAATACCAGTATCTATCTGGATGGAACAACTATAGGAACAACCTCTAAGGAGGACGGAAGTTTTACCCTTGATATATCCTCAAAGAAAAATGCCAATCTTGTTTTTCAAAAAGAAAATTATGAAACCTCTACCGCTCCCATTGAGAGCTTAATTAATAAAATGGTTAAGGTGGTTCTAATGAAAGCCCAAACCATTGAAGAGGTTCAAATCATTCCTTATACTGAGGAGTCTTATAAAAACTTTATTAACTATTTTCTAAGTTCTTTTATAGGTTCCGACAGGGAAAATGTAAGAATTAAAAATCAACGGACCTTAAAGTTTTCCTACGATAAAAAAAACAAAATACTTAACGTAAAAGCTCCGGCAACGTTAATTATAGAAAATAAAAATCTGGGATATGAAATTGAGTACAATCTTATGAGCTTTTCTGCTGATTTTAATGCTAATATGTTCAATTATACCGGAACAAGTTTTTTCAAAAAAACAAAAAATACAGATCGGATAAAACTCAACAGGATGAATGCCTACGAAGGAAGTTTACTTCATTTCTTCCGGAGTGTATTCAACAATACTGTTTACGAGGAAGGCTTTATTACAAATAAGGTGATCCAGGTCCCTAACCCAAAATATCCTACCGAAGAAGAATTGACTAAGCTGAATGATTTCAGAGAGATCATGAAAAATTCAAGGGATCTAAAAATACCCGAAGATATTGGCAATATTATGCGTAGGAAAAATACTGAAAAACAATATGCTTTAGCAATTACTCAGCTTAAAATCCCTACGTCCAATTATACGACAAGAAATGAAAACAATGTAGTTTTCAGTTTTGCAGATATACTTCAGGTGAACTATGTTAAACATTTTTACGAACTTAAGGGTGGGCAATTTGTAAAAAGTACTATTCCTGTAGTATTGTCTTCTTACCTACATCCCGAGGGTGAAACTTTTGAAGTTTCTAAAGAAGGAAATATTACCACTCCTGACCTACTGATCAATGAAGGAGATTTTTCAAAAAATAAAATTGAAAACCTGCTCCCTTTGGACTATCAATTAAAAGATTAA